Proteins encoded by one window of Desulfovibrio ferrophilus:
- the rpmA gene encoding 50S ribosomal protein L27, which yields MAHKKAGGSSKNGRDSAGQRRGVKRFGGQQVVAGNILVRQLGTKVHPGNGVGIGRDYTLFALVDGEVKFEKYSRKKKIKTRVHVVPAEA from the coding sequence ATGGCTCATAAGAAAGCGGGCGGAAGCTCCAAAAACGGTCGCGACAGTGCGGGTCAACGTCGAGGCGTAAAACGCTTCGGTGGCCAGCAGGTGGTCGCAGGCAACATCCTTGTTCGTCAGCTCGGCACCAAGGTTCACCCCGGTAACGGCGTGGGCATTGGCAGAGACTACACCCTGTTCGCTCTGGTGGACGGTGAAGTGAAGTTCGAGAAGTACTCGCGCAAGAAGAAGATCAAGACTCGAGTGCATGTGGTTCCGGCTGAGGCCTAA
- the rplU gene encoding 50S ribosomal protein L21: protein MYAIVETGGKQFRVEEGRTIKVQKLQAEAGSELVLDKVLLVGEGAGVTVGAPYVEKAQVSCEVVEHGRDKKIIVFHKRRRKDSMKKQGHRQDYTAIKIKAIQA, encoded by the coding sequence ATGTATGCTATCGTAGAAACTGGCGGCAAGCAGTTCCGTGTTGAGGAAGGCCGCACCATTAAGGTTCAGAAGCTCCAGGCCGAAGCCGGTTCTGAGCTTGTTCTGGATAAGGTTCTTTTGGTTGGTGAAGGCGCTGGCGTGACCGTCGGTGCTCCCTATGTCGAGAAAGCCCAGGTTTCTTGTGAAGTGGTTGAGCATGGCCGCGATAAGAAAATTATCGTGTTCCACAAGCGTCGCCGCAAAGATTCCATGAAGAAGCAGGGCCATCGGCAGGACTACACCGCCATCAAGATCAAGGCCATTCAGGCGTAA